One window of Corallococcus silvisoli genomic DNA carries:
- a CDS encoding putative metal-binding motif-containing protein, with the protein MKAWLAMAAGVWLGLGCTVPGDEAVRLQRLCRGRDLGAREDVLRLADDATCDRAVVVAIEARGFNPGCIDLLLRDSAHEALGALQLTGPSRVTRELPRQLRVLLSPRQGDSLELLATAHEGACGTQVVSHWTQRLQVRPGAVGSETVVVSATDQDNDGYVTAAEGGTDCDDQDPTVHPGQAETRCDGKDENCDGAKDSEFGVGSACVEGAACAGVRSCRADQLDAECVSYERGPAWFVDEDGDGQSGTFVGNACSPPIAGASLTAGDCDESSPFVALGLPEVCDRLDNDCDGQVDNTFCSGNAGWRQMPDAGTARWDAVAGYGQDRAWVVGDGGRMAHVVGNTIAAQTSCAGTWQALWASHTGRLFLAGAAGSLAMRTLGTGCTITQVPGVTGNLRGLTGFEGVDGESPTIYAVSDDGSVVRWAPPAAPVRINQVVGELRAISGAGTEDSMVAVGGVPLSIEFDGGVTSYLPRAFRHVPASGGWQEEPLDPDGGVTGIIQDVHVLHGGHAFATTSTGQILARDHGVWRPLPNITGSGAFKGTFTSVVAHSKSVVYVAASKDIYRYSEGAWSLDFDGGSGNLLYSIDGPSPTNVWAVGDKGTVVHLSF; encoded by the coding sequence ATGAAGGCATGGCTCGCGATGGCGGCCGGGGTGTGGCTGGGCCTGGGCTGCACGGTGCCTGGCGACGAGGCGGTCCGGCTCCAAAGGCTTTGCAGGGGGCGCGACCTGGGCGCGCGCGAGGACGTCCTGCGGCTGGCGGATGACGCCACCTGCGACAGGGCGGTGGTGGTGGCCATCGAGGCCCGTGGCTTCAATCCGGGCTGCATCGACCTTTTGCTTCGGGACTCCGCCCACGAAGCGCTGGGGGCCCTCCAGCTGACCGGCCCCTCCCGGGTGACCCGGGAGCTTCCGCGCCAGCTTCGCGTCCTGCTTTCGCCGAGGCAGGGCGATTCGCTGGAGCTGCTCGCCACCGCCCACGAAGGCGCTTGTGGGACCCAAGTCGTGAGCCATTGGACCCAGCGGCTCCAGGTCAGGCCGGGGGCGGTGGGCAGTGAGACCGTCGTGGTGTCCGCGACGGACCAGGACAACGACGGCTACGTCACCGCGGCCGAGGGCGGCACGGACTGCGACGATCAGGATCCCACCGTCCATCCAGGCCAGGCGGAGACCCGCTGTGACGGCAAGGACGAAAACTGCGACGGTGCGAAGGATTCGGAGTTCGGCGTGGGCTCGGCGTGTGTCGAGGGCGCCGCTTGCGCTGGCGTCCGGAGCTGTCGCGCGGATCAGCTCGACGCGGAGTGCGTCAGCTACGAGCGGGGCCCGGCCTGGTTCGTGGATGAGGATGGCGACGGACAGAGCGGGACCTTCGTGGGCAATGCCTGCTCGCCCCCCATCGCGGGCGCGAGCCTCACCGCCGGCGACTGCGATGAGAGCTCCCCCTTCGTGGCCTTGGGCCTCCCAGAGGTGTGCGACCGGTTGGACAACGACTGCGACGGCCAAGTGGACAACACCTTCTGCTCAGGCAACGCGGGCTGGCGGCAGATGCCCGATGCGGGGACCGCGCGGTGGGATGCGGTGGCGGGCTACGGACAGGACCGTGCGTGGGTCGTGGGGGACGGGGGCCGGATGGCCCATGTGGTGGGCAACACGATCGCCGCGCAGACAAGCTGTGCTGGCACCTGGCAGGCCCTGTGGGCCAGTCACACGGGACGACTGTTCCTGGCGGGCGCCGCGGGCTCCCTGGCGATGAGGACGCTCGGTACCGGCTGCACCATCACCCAGGTTCCGGGCGTCACGGGAAACCTTCGAGGGCTCACCGGCTTCGAAGGCGTGGACGGCGAGTCACCCACGATCTACGCCGTATCGGATGACGGGAGCGTCGTGCGCTGGGCGCCGCCGGCGGCCCCGGTGCGGATCAATCAGGTCGTCGGCGAGCTGCGCGCCATCTCAGGCGCCGGAACCGAGGACTCGATGGTCGCCGTGGGCGGGGTGCCGCTGTCCATCGAATTCGATGGCGGGGTGACGTCATACCTCCCGCGGGCCTTCCGCCATGTCCCGGCGTCGGGCGGCTGGCAGGAAGAGCCCCTCGACCCGGATGGGGGCGTGACCGGCATCATCCAGGACGTCCACGTGCTGCATGGAGGCCATGCCTTCGCGACCACCAGCACCGGCCAGATCCTGGCCCGCGACCATGGCGTCTGGCGCCCCCTCCCGAACATCACTGGCAGCGGGGCGTTCAAGGGCACGTTCACCTCCGTGGTCGCCCATTCCAAGAGCGTGGTGTACGTGGCCGCATCGAAGGACATCTACCGCTACAGCGAGGGAGCATGGAGCCTGGACTTCGACGGTGGAAGCGGGAACCTGCTGTACTCCATCGACGGGCCTTCCCCCACGAACGTCTGGGCGGTCGGCGACAAGGGCACGGTGGTGCACCTGTCCTTCTGA
- a CDS encoding aspartate-semialdehyde dehydrogenase: MRENLRIAVVGATGVVGREVLAALYARDVPMEQVRAFGSERSKGLEVEYGEDSLEVEQASADAFRGIHVVLLATPAEASRTLAPAAQAAGAWVVDASSAFRSDGNVPLILPGFNLEALGPGFSFKGRVVSLPGIITSATVHLVEPLRRAFGVVRAQVTALMGASSAGVRGIAELEKQTADLLSGREPEPQVFPHRVGFNLVPQVGGFMVNSPWTEEEGGWTLEAARLFSALGETPVLAGTAVQVPTFHGHGLTVNVQLKKPGPVEQVRAALKTSPALKVLDAPGERIYPMPMLVMSDPAVHVGRVRAFPQAPEWVTLFASVDNAGRAAAHLVDAGLKLAERPA; the protein is encoded by the coding sequence ATGAGAGAGAACCTTCGGATTGCCGTCGTGGGCGCCACGGGCGTGGTGGGCCGCGAGGTGCTGGCCGCGCTGTATGCCCGCGACGTGCCCATGGAGCAGGTGCGGGCCTTCGGTTCGGAGCGCTCCAAGGGCCTGGAGGTGGAGTACGGCGAGGACTCGCTGGAGGTGGAGCAGGCCTCCGCGGACGCCTTCCGCGGCATCCACGTGGTCCTGCTGGCCACGCCGGCCGAGGCGTCCCGCACGCTGGCCCCGGCCGCGCAGGCCGCGGGGGCCTGGGTGGTGGACGCGAGCAGCGCCTTCCGGAGCGACGGCAACGTGCCGCTCATCCTGCCGGGCTTCAACCTGGAGGCCCTGGGGCCGGGCTTCAGCTTCAAGGGCCGGGTGGTGAGCCTGCCGGGCATCATCACCAGCGCCACCGTGCACCTGGTGGAGCCCCTGCGCCGCGCGTTCGGCGTGGTGCGCGCGCAGGTGACGGCGCTGATGGGCGCCTCCAGCGCGGGCGTGCGCGGCATCGCGGAGCTGGAGAAGCAGACGGCGGACCTGCTGTCCGGCCGTGAACCAGAGCCGCAGGTCTTCCCGCACCGCGTGGGCTTCAACCTGGTGCCCCAGGTGGGCGGCTTCATGGTGAACAGCCCCTGGACGGAAGAGGAGGGCGGCTGGACGCTGGAGGCCGCGCGCCTGTTCTCCGCCCTGGGGGAGACGCCCGTACTCGCCGGCACCGCGGTGCAGGTGCCCACCTTCCACGGCCACGGCCTCACCGTGAACGTGCAGCTCAAGAAGCCCGGCCCGGTGGAGCAGGTGCGCGCCGCCCTGAAGACGTCCCCGGCGCTCAAGGTCCTGGATGCCCCGGGCGAGCGCATCTACCCCATGCCCATGCTGGTGATGAGCGACCCGGCCGTCCATGTGGGCCGGGTGCGCGCCTTCCCCCAGGCCCCGGAGTGGGTGACGCTCTTCGCGTCGGTGGACAACGCCGGCCGGGCCGCCGCCCACCTGGTGGATGCCGGCCTGAAGCTCGCCGAGCGCCCCGCCTGA
- a CDS encoding MXAN_2561 family MXYO-CTERM-anchored protein, with the protein MRLLITALLLVASTAVAQSGPTVTFTSSSSTSGLTILVPKSDCGTQRRFSFTRSGNICGGSLFIYVTEKSCGSEPGTTDLKLETLSNSSATSGTLIFSVADLLAARGAGSTCDTQAADISFNLCASARQTNSLLECQTAYTSVGTPAFVVDYDPEPPATPVIAKVIVRDSALSVQVDGAEDDSTIAVEAAMVAATSSDAGTGDAGTGDAGTQDAGTDDAGTADAGPDAGGQGLVGALAVEGTTGPVTRVTKAAGEGNVVLTGLVNGVTYRIQATVTDAAGNVSPGSATVDATPVKSNGLFDKYIEDGGEERGGCAATGGGIAGGAVLAALSLWLSSRRKVS; encoded by the coding sequence ATGCGCCTTCTCATTACGGCTCTCCTGCTCGTCGCGTCCACGGCCGTGGCCCAGAGTGGGCCTACCGTGACGTTCACGAGCTCGTCCTCCACCTCGGGCCTGACCATCCTCGTGCCCAAGAGCGATTGCGGCACACAGCGTCGTTTCAGCTTCACGCGCAGCGGGAACATCTGTGGCGGATCGCTCTTCATCTATGTCACCGAGAAGAGCTGCGGTTCGGAGCCCGGCACCACGGACCTCAAGCTGGAGACGCTGTCAAACTCCAGCGCGACGAGCGGCACGTTGATCTTCAGCGTGGCGGATCTGCTCGCCGCGAGGGGAGCCGGGTCGACGTGCGACACGCAGGCGGCGGATATCTCCTTCAACCTGTGCGCGTCCGCGCGCCAGACGAACAGCCTGCTGGAGTGCCAGACGGCCTACACCAGCGTCGGCACGCCGGCCTTCGTGGTGGATTACGACCCTGAACCGCCCGCGACCCCCGTCATCGCCAAGGTCATCGTGCGTGACTCGGCGCTGTCGGTGCAGGTGGATGGGGCGGAGGATGACTCCACCATCGCGGTGGAGGCGGCGATGGTGGCGGCGACGAGCAGCGACGCGGGTACGGGCGACGCGGGCACGGGCGATGCCGGGACGCAGGATGCCGGAACGGATGACGCGGGCACCGCCGACGCGGGTCCGGACGCTGGCGGGCAGGGGTTGGTGGGCGCGCTGGCGGTGGAGGGCACCACGGGGCCGGTGACGCGCGTCACGAAGGCCGCGGGCGAGGGCAACGTCGTGCTCACCGGCCTGGTGAATGGCGTGACGTACCGGATTCAGGCGACCGTCACGGACGCCGCGGGCAACGTGAGTCCTGGCTCCGCCACGGTGGACGCCACGCCGGTGAAGAGCAATGGTCTGTTCGATAAGTACATCGAGGACGGCGGCGAGGAGCGCGGCGGTTGTGCCGCGACCGGTGGAGGCATCGCTGGCGGCGCGGTGCTGGCCGCGCTGAGCCTCTGGCTGTCGTCTCGGAGGAAGGTGTCATGA
- the tsaB gene encoding tRNA (adenosine(37)-N6)-threonylcarbamoyltransferase complex dimerization subunit type 1 TsaB, protein MSPVLLALDTSTLTLSLALVERRGEDVRAVEHVVVPPPEKQSEALPGVVGELLQRHGLKLQDLEGLAVGLGPGSFTGLRIGLATVKALAYATGLKVAGASSLAAVALEGPEGVPLFCLAVARKDDLYLGAYRRVGHAVEALAPETAMSPEEVAQRMAAEPEAVALGPALADYRQALEKHGVAPHRLLSGPAFPSAVEVGRLARLPEAYSQQALFALEPHYVRASEPERNPKFPPLPGPAPTARLKED, encoded by the coding sequence ATGTCGCCTGTGTTGCTCGCGCTGGACACCTCCACGCTGACCTTGTCGCTCGCCCTGGTGGAACGCCGGGGGGAGGACGTGCGCGCGGTGGAGCACGTGGTGGTGCCTCCGCCCGAAAAGCAGAGCGAGGCGCTGCCCGGTGTCGTCGGGGAGCTGCTCCAGCGCCACGGCCTGAAGCTCCAGGACCTGGAGGGGCTGGCGGTGGGCCTGGGGCCGGGGTCCTTCACCGGCCTGCGCATCGGGCTGGCCACGGTGAAGGCGCTCGCCTACGCCACGGGCCTCAAGGTGGCCGGCGCGTCGTCGCTGGCGGCGGTGGCGCTGGAGGGTCCCGAGGGCGTGCCGCTGTTCTGCCTGGCGGTGGCGCGCAAGGACGACCTGTACCTGGGGGCCTACCGCCGCGTGGGCCACGCCGTGGAGGCGCTGGCGCCGGAGACCGCGATGTCGCCGGAGGAGGTGGCCCAGCGGATGGCCGCCGAACCTGAAGCGGTGGCGCTGGGGCCGGCCCTCGCGGACTACCGGCAGGCGCTGGAGAAGCACGGCGTCGCGCCGCACCGGCTCCTGTCCGGCCCCGCCTTCCCGTCCGCGGTGGAGGTGGGGCGCCTGGCGCGGCTGCCGGAGGCGTACTCCCAGCAGGCGCTCTTCGCCCTGGAGCCGCACTACGTCCGGGCGTCGGAGCCGGAGCGCAACCCCAAGTTCCCGCCGCTGCCGGGCCCCGCGCCCACCGCGCGGCTCAAGGAAGATTGA
- the rseP gene encoding RIP metalloprotease RseP, translating into MLQNLGYFILLLGVLVTVHELGHFLVAKACGVKVLKFSIGFGPKLIGFTKGETEYQVALLPLGGFVKMAGDLPHEELSPEEASRGFLAQPPWKRGLIVLAGPAFNLLFPILVYFFVFLGPQQTLSTRVGMVSPDMAAAAAGIRPGDRILSVEGEPVRTFDDMRDAFVGKFDRPVPITLEREGQQRVVEVTPEKSSETSPVDTVERGMIGVSPYPQPPVVGVPEDSAAAAAGLKTFDRVLAVNGVHVQDEAALYREVAKVPEGTPMALTVARLQPVSVGAVTGRMPEVVKVSLPRQSGEGAAALGAEAVDLYVASVAPGSVAEGAGLVPGDRIVAINGMPLKSFNKLATVLNGLQAQPFTLTWRGEKGERTEKLAQAPLKTRDDYGQTSAPLVFGVRPWGFSTADLPPVEKVTIDLGPVAAFKEAALIVPKIVGQMVQVLGGLVVGKVSPSTIGGPIMMYQLAAKSAEQGMDSFLNLMAIISINLGVMNLLPIPVLDGFHLLSAAWEGIRRRPIPVRVREVANMVGLALLILLMLLAVTNDVTR; encoded by the coding sequence ATGCTCCAGAACCTCGGGTACTTCATCCTCTTGCTGGGCGTGCTCGTGACGGTGCACGAGCTTGGCCACTTCCTCGTGGCCAAGGCCTGCGGGGTGAAGGTCCTCAAGTTCTCCATCGGGTTCGGGCCGAAGCTCATCGGCTTCACCAAGGGTGAGACGGAGTATCAGGTGGCGCTGCTGCCCCTGGGCGGCTTCGTGAAGATGGCCGGCGACCTGCCCCACGAGGAGCTGTCGCCGGAGGAGGCGTCGCGGGGCTTCCTGGCGCAGCCGCCCTGGAAGCGCGGCCTCATCGTGCTGGCGGGCCCGGCCTTCAACCTGCTGTTCCCCATCCTCGTCTACTTCTTCGTCTTCCTGGGCCCCCAGCAGACGCTGTCCACGCGCGTGGGCATGGTGTCGCCGGACATGGCCGCCGCCGCCGCGGGCATCCGCCCCGGAGACCGCATCCTCTCCGTGGAGGGCGAGCCCGTCCGCACCTTCGACGACATGCGCGACGCGTTCGTCGGCAAGTTCGACCGGCCGGTGCCCATCACCCTGGAGCGCGAGGGCCAGCAGCGCGTGGTGGAGGTGACGCCGGAGAAGAGCTCGGAGACGTCCCCGGTGGACACCGTCGAGCGCGGAATGATTGGCGTGAGCCCCTATCCGCAGCCGCCGGTGGTGGGGGTGCCCGAGGACTCCGCCGCCGCGGCCGCGGGGCTCAAGACCTTCGACCGCGTGCTCGCCGTCAACGGCGTGCACGTCCAGGACGAGGCCGCCCTCTACCGTGAGGTGGCCAAGGTGCCGGAAGGCACCCCCATGGCGCTGACGGTCGCGCGCCTCCAGCCCGTGTCGGTGGGCGCCGTCACCGGCCGGATGCCGGAGGTGGTGAAGGTGTCCCTGCCGCGCCAGTCCGGAGAGGGCGCGGCGGCGCTGGGCGCGGAGGCGGTGGACCTGTACGTGGCGAGCGTGGCCCCCGGCAGCGTGGCGGAAGGCGCGGGCCTCGTTCCGGGCGACCGCATCGTGGCCATCAACGGCATGCCGCTGAAGTCCTTCAACAAGCTGGCGACGGTGCTCAATGGCCTGCAGGCCCAGCCCTTCACGCTCACGTGGCGCGGCGAGAAGGGCGAGCGCACGGAGAAGCTGGCGCAGGCCCCGCTCAAGACGCGCGATGACTACGGTCAGACCAGCGCCCCGCTGGTGTTCGGCGTGCGCCCCTGGGGCTTCAGCACCGCGGACCTGCCGCCGGTGGAGAAGGTGACCATCGACCTGGGCCCCGTGGCGGCGTTCAAGGAAGCCGCGCTCATCGTCCCGAAGATCGTCGGGCAGATGGTCCAGGTGCTGGGCGGGCTGGTGGTGGGCAAGGTGTCGCCCAGCACGATTGGCGGCCCCATCATGATGTACCAGCTGGCCGCGAAGAGCGCCGAGCAGGGCATGGACAGCTTCCTCAACCTGATGGCCATCATCTCCATCAACCTGGGGGTGATGAACCTGCTGCCCATCCCGGTGCTGGACGGCTTCCACCTGCTGTCCGCGGCGTGGGAGGGCATCCGCCGCCGCCCCATCCCCGTGCGCGTGCGCGAGGTGGCGAACATGGTGGGCCTGGCGCTGCTCATCCTGCTGATGCTGCTGGCCGTGACCAACGACGTGACCCGCTAG
- a CDS encoding phosphatidate cytidylyltransferase, protein MNEKNKNLLIRAVTGVTLLPLVLLLLFLGGWYSAVLLGAAAAVCTGEYYLITQKRLGAAAWVGMAAAFLMPLLPLRDAARTGETAFWVTSVFFFFAWIYNLFRGALAEAPVRAAHLVTGFLYGAIGLTALSALRLLPGEGLAWVICALTITWANDTLAYFAGRFLGKHKLYPAVSPNKTWEGFFGGMVGSVLGMFIAKVGFFPIFTVWDCVLLGIAGGLLGPVGDLCESMLKRAYGVKDSGKLIPGHGGVLDRIDALVFNAPLVFVYVQFVRHLLP, encoded by the coding sequence GTGAACGAGAAGAACAAGAACCTCCTCATCCGGGCCGTCACTGGCGTCACCCTGCTGCCGCTGGTGCTCCTGCTGCTGTTCCTGGGCGGGTGGTACAGCGCCGTGCTCCTGGGCGCCGCCGCGGCCGTCTGCACCGGCGAGTACTACCTCATCACCCAGAAGCGGCTGGGCGCCGCCGCCTGGGTGGGAATGGCCGCCGCCTTCCTCATGCCGCTGCTCCCCCTGCGGGACGCCGCGCGCACCGGCGAGACGGCCTTCTGGGTGACGTCCGTCTTCTTCTTCTTCGCGTGGATCTACAACCTGTTCCGGGGCGCGCTCGCGGAGGCCCCCGTCCGCGCCGCCCACCTCGTCACGGGCTTCCTCTACGGCGCCATCGGCCTCACCGCGCTGTCCGCGCTGCGGCTGCTGCCCGGCGAGGGCCTCGCGTGGGTCATCTGCGCGCTGACCATCACCTGGGCCAACGACACGCTCGCCTACTTCGCGGGGCGCTTCCTCGGGAAGCACAAGCTCTACCCCGCGGTCAGCCCCAACAAGACGTGGGAGGGCTTCTTCGGCGGCATGGTCGGCTCGGTGCTGGGCATGTTCATCGCCAAGGTGGGCTTCTTCCCCATCTTCACCGTGTGGGACTGTGTGCTGCTGGGGATCGCCGGCGGCCTGCTGGGACCCGTGGGCGACCTGTGCGAGTCCATGCTCAAGCGCGCCTACGGGGTGAAGGACTCCGGAAAACTCATCCCCGGACATGGCGGCGTGCTCGACCGCATCGACGCGCTGGTGTTCAACGCGCCGCTGGTGTTCGTCTATGTGCAGTTCGTGAGGCACTTGCTGCCGTAA
- the uppS gene encoding polyprenyl diphosphate synthase, which translates to MDRPTVLPTALEVQVKARPLPRHVGIIMDGNGRWAELRGQPRLEGHREGSVSVREVTRAARRVGVQALTLYAFSSQNWARPPEEVAGLMELLREYLESERAEILDNGIRLNAIGEVDKLPRYVREPLERLRADSAHNTGMVLTLALSYGGREELLRAARDLAEAAARGELDPARLEAHDLESRLWTAGLPPVDLIVRTSGELRISNFLLWQLAYAELCFTDALWPDFRTEEFLRCLSQYQGRERRFGLTSAQVNRDDTPQRAKA; encoded by the coding sequence ATGGATCGCCCCACCGTGTTGCCCACCGCTCTCGAGGTCCAGGTCAAGGCCCGGCCACTCCCGCGCCACGTGGGCATCATCATGGACGGCAACGGTCGCTGGGCGGAGCTTCGCGGCCAGCCTCGCCTGGAGGGGCACCGCGAGGGCAGCGTGAGCGTCCGGGAGGTCACCCGGGCCGCCCGCCGGGTGGGAGTCCAGGCGCTCACCCTCTACGCCTTCTCCTCCCAGAACTGGGCCCGTCCCCCGGAAGAGGTCGCCGGGCTGATGGAGCTGCTGCGCGAGTACCTGGAGTCCGAGCGCGCCGAGATCCTCGACAACGGCATCCGCCTCAACGCCATTGGCGAGGTGGACAAGCTGCCCCGCTACGTGCGCGAGCCCCTGGAGCGCCTGCGGGCCGACTCCGCCCACAACACCGGGATGGTCCTCACCCTGGCGCTCTCCTACGGCGGCCGCGAGGAGCTGCTGCGCGCGGCGCGCGACCTGGCCGAGGCCGCCGCCCGCGGCGAGCTGGACCCCGCGCGCCTGGAGGCGCATGACCTGGAGTCGCGGCTGTGGACCGCCGGGCTGCCGCCGGTGGACCTCATCGTGCGCACCAGCGGCGAGCTTCGGATCTCCAACTTCCTGCTCTGGCAACTGGCGTACGCCGAGCTGTGCTTCACCGACGCCCTGTGGCCTGACTTCCGCACCGAAGAGTTCCTGCGCTGCCTGTCGCAGTACCAGGGCCGCGAGCGGCGCTTCGGGCTGACGTCCGCCCAGGTCAACCGGGACGACACCCCCCAGCGGGCCAAGGCGTGA
- a CDS encoding tetratricopeptide repeat protein has product MKTPHALPSSQLLAGVLSLCLVGAGPAAGQAGEPRTSAAPESSRAFQDAMAEVARLYDALEYEQALSAVTRAKRLARSEGERSASAVYEGLLQADLGRREKALASFREGLSLDPEATLPVKVSPKVVGDFEAVRRELQRARPALARSATSRPGEPVPPSPRAPAPAPEEEARAQDAPMRVAAAPSVLTPSAESSRPATAPGVDLKSDARRSPSHRLPSVALVLLGTGVVAGGVGSYFGLQSRSNVRAARDAELTQDANRSLEDARPQALVANILFGAAIAAAAGAVTTYVLGQGSVASEGTP; this is encoded by the coding sequence ATGAAAACTCCTCATGCCCTTCCCTCCTCCCAGCTGCTGGCCGGGGTGCTGAGCCTGTGCCTCGTCGGAGCGGGCCCGGCCGCAGGGCAGGCGGGGGAGCCCAGGACTTCGGCGGCCCCGGAGTCGTCCCGCGCCTTCCAGGATGCGATGGCGGAGGTCGCCCGGCTCTACGACGCTCTGGAGTATGAACAAGCGCTGTCGGCGGTGACCCGGGCGAAGCGCCTGGCGCGCTCGGAGGGCGAGCGGAGCGCGTCGGCTGTCTATGAAGGGCTGCTGCAGGCGGACCTGGGCCGGAGAGAGAAGGCCCTGGCGTCGTTCCGGGAGGGGCTGTCGCTGGACCCCGAGGCGACGCTGCCGGTGAAGGTCTCGCCGAAGGTGGTGGGCGACTTCGAGGCGGTCCGGCGCGAACTCCAGCGCGCCCGCCCTGCCCTGGCGCGGTCGGCGACCTCGCGTCCCGGAGAGCCGGTCCCGCCCTCCCCGCGCGCGCCAGCCCCCGCTCCGGAGGAGGAGGCCCGCGCCCAGGACGCGCCCATGCGGGTGGCCGCGGCGCCTTCCGTGCTCACGCCCTCGGCGGAGTCCTCCAGGCCGGCAACGGCACCCGGCGTGGACCTGAAGTCGGACGCGCGGCGGTCACCTTCCCACCGGCTCCCCTCCGTGGCCCTGGTGCTGCTGGGCACGGGCGTGGTGGCGGGAGGGGTGGGGAGCTACTTCGGGCTCCAGTCCCGAAGCAACGTGCGCGCCGCGCGCGACGCGGAGCTGACGCAGGACGCGAACAGGAGCCTGGAGGACGCGCGTCCCCAGGCCCTGGTCGCGAACATCCTCTTTGGCGCGGCGATCGCGGCGGCGGCCGGCGCGGTCACCACGTACGTGCTCGGGCAGGGCAGCGTGGCTTCGGAAGGGACGCCATGA
- a CDS encoding septal ring lytic transglycosylase RlpA family protein, whose amino-acid sequence MRGRTALVLLGMGLLAGCASRAAKPQPPETSPGGDDGTKVTRREKMPRNYLGEGLASFYGPGLHGRPTASGERFNQNALTAAHRTERFGACVKVLNMENGRHVEVRVNDRGPFVDGRVIDVSKAAAKALGMLDTGLARVRLYRCATHVSQLPVDFWVAPA is encoded by the coding sequence ATGCGAGGACGGACCGCGCTCGTGCTCCTGGGGATGGGACTGCTCGCTGGCTGCGCGTCGCGCGCGGCGAAGCCCCAGCCGCCGGAGACCTCCCCAGGCGGTGATGACGGCACGAAGGTGACGCGCCGGGAGAAGATGCCGCGCAACTACCTGGGGGAAGGACTCGCGTCCTTCTACGGCCCCGGCCTCCATGGCCGGCCCACCGCCAGCGGGGAGCGGTTCAACCAGAACGCGCTCACCGCCGCGCACCGCACGGAGCGCTTCGGCGCCTGCGTGAAGGTGCTGAACATGGAGAACGGCCGCCACGTGGAGGTGCGCGTCAATGACCGCGGCCCCTTCGTGGATGGCCGCGTCATCGACGTGTCGAAGGCCGCGGCGAAGGCGCTGGGCATGCTGGACACGGGGCTGGCGCGCGTGCGGCTGTACCGGTGCGCCACGCACGTGTCGCAGCTGCCGGTGGATTTCTGGGTGGCTCCGGCCTGA
- a CDS encoding MXAN_2562 family outer membrane beta-barrel protein, with protein sequence MSSRAVGLGVAALLLAVPAVAQEVTTPTRSPRTGAVLFRGGGYKPRIDSEKALNGATPYEDTFGDSSLLLIEAELQRFFYQGIGTAGLGLSAGYAEKYANALLDDGTPAADKSALKVVPLQLNAFYKFDYAAFRWGIPLVPYGKLGLVLTPWWMTKGTGTEIVDGNKASGAKWGYAATAGVSFLLDVLEPRFARDFDSDLGVNHSYLFAEYTYAEVNNFGGKGLNLGSRRWSFGLALDY encoded by the coding sequence ATGAGCAGCAGGGCAGTGGGCCTGGGAGTCGCGGCGCTTCTCTTGGCGGTTCCAGCGGTGGCGCAGGAGGTGACGACGCCCACGCGCTCACCGCGCACCGGCGCGGTGCTCTTCCGAGGGGGCGGCTACAAGCCACGCATCGACAGCGAGAAGGCCCTCAACGGCGCGACGCCGTACGAGGACACCTTCGGGGATTCGTCGCTGCTGCTCATCGAAGCGGAGCTGCAGCGGTTCTTCTACCAGGGCATCGGCACGGCGGGCCTCGGGCTGTCGGCGGGCTACGCGGAGAAGTACGCCAACGCGCTGCTCGATGACGGCACCCCGGCCGCGGACAAGTCGGCGCTGAAGGTGGTGCCCCTGCAGCTCAACGCCTTCTACAAGTTCGACTACGCGGCCTTCCGCTGGGGCATCCCGCTGGTGCCGTACGGCAAGCTGGGGCTCGTCCTGACTCCGTGGTGGATGACCAAGGGCACGGGCACCGAGATCGTCGATGGCAACAAGGCCAGCGGCGCGAAGTGGGGCTACGCGGCCACCGCCGGCGTGTCGTTCCTCCTGGACGTGCTGGAGCCGCGCTTCGCTCGCGACTTCGACTCCGACCTGGGTGTCAACCACTCGTACCTCTTCGCCGAATACACCTACGCGGAAGTGAACAACTTCGGCGGCAAGGGCCTGAACCTGGGGAGCCGGCGCTGGAGTTTCGGGTTGGCGTTGGATTACTAA